From Leptodactylus fuscus isolate aLepFus1 chromosome 11, aLepFus1.hap2, whole genome shotgun sequence, one genomic window encodes:
- the LOC142184756 gene encoding ribonuclease inhibitor-like codes for MTDALLHHLAPAISTSKSAVETINLNLNEIGPNGAKTMVRLLRDKPCVKSLLLYGNHLGAAGVQTIMAGLSDLWFAVWGGPSDLSPHISGFQLTELDIGGNQMDSEGLRSVANLLKRNPPLRHLCLAQSSVASTDVWAELFDAIKENTNLTHLLLDENSLGDPGAKLVAEVMQVNHSLRSLDLDSNDIGEEGGRAIIESLRVGSLLTSISLENNPISAGTIDAINRSLANRSR; via the exons ATGACGGACGCCCTCCTCCACCACCTCGCCCCTGCCATCAGCACCAGCAAGTCTGCGGTGGAGACCATCAACCTGAATCTCAACGAGATCGGTCCCAATGGAGCCAAGACGATGGTCCGCCTGCTACGGGACAAGCCATGTGTGAAAAGCCTTCT GTTATACGGAAACCACTTGGGTGCGGCCGGTGTTCAGACGATCATGGCTGGCCTTTCTGATCTTTGGTTTGCAGTCTGGGGGGGGCCGAGTGACCTGTCCCCTcacatctcaggatttcagctaACAGAACTGGATATAGGGGGGAATCAGATGGACAGTGAAGGCCTCAGGAGTGTCGCCAACTTGTTGAAGCGTAACCCACCACTCCGACATCTCTGCCTGGCACAGAGCTCGGTGGCATCGACTGATGTCTGGGCAGAACTGTTTGATGCAATTAAGGAGAACACAAACCTCACTCACCTCTTGCTGGATGAGAACAGCCTGGGGGACCCTGGGGCCAAACTGGTGGCTGAAGTCATGCAGGTGAACCACAGCCTGCGGAGCCTAGACCTggacagtaatgatataggggaggaggggggacGCGCCATTATAGAAAGCCTGCGGGTCGGCAGTCTCCTCACCAGCATCAGCCTGGAGAACAACCCAATCAGTGCCGGGACCATCGACGCCATAAACCGCTCACTGGCGAACAGATCCAGGTGA